The following nucleotide sequence is from Macrobrachium nipponense isolate FS-2020 chromosome 21, ASM1510439v2, whole genome shotgun sequence.
tactttggatattgtgagggaccacaaatccaaccaagagactgcctggaacgctgccatagcggtagattccagggcaagtgcctcctgctgcgagaaccagaggttctccgacaggagctgctgcagggacacacctggagttagcctcgctaactccgggttaacctgtttaggcagtatcgggtcttccgaaggcacgtagaatcgcctctgacgctgtagagggggaggaagcagcttagaagaccgtccggatttcagcgaatcctcccgtcctgagacgagattctcaacttgatccaggactgagtctgcaagctctgatcgcggtaaccccaccatcattttgggttccctcttgggaccccaaatgATAATCgaccgggacgtgggctctgccggtggtagcggcgatccttccgcaaggtcattatgctgacgaatcagcttaatgacctctgcaaagtttcctctgtatctcgggagttactgcgtcttgtggagtaggaccgtccagtccctccagcagaacaggtcccgcgatactcctccttcagaaggaggaacagcgacagaccccgacggtcgcctccaactacttgcgcgtacgttctggtcggtcctaaaaccgtgcctgagccgtacggcgtcatagcggggtcaCGAGCGgacgcacctctcgtgatcactcctcggtacctcgctccacCTCCcgatagcccgaggaggttgaaggtacggggagaggcagacctgacgctcccccctcgctcactggcaggaccagcgtgcatggagggctgctgctgatcgtcaacccgcggtggcgatcgagcagtaggcctagccttgctgctcgcctggggcgagaggctcggctgagNNNNNNNNNNNNNNNNNNNNNNNNNNNNNNNNNNNNNNNNNNNNNNNNNNNNNNNNNNNNNNNNNNNNNNNNNNNNNNNNNNNNNNNNNNNNNNNNNNNNNNNNNNNNNNNNNNNNNNNNNNNNNNNNNNNNNNNNNNNNNNNNNNNNNNNNNNNNNNNNNNNNNNNNNNNNNNNNNNNNNNNNNNNNNNNNNNNNNNNNNNNNNNNNNNNNNNNNNNNNNNNNNNNNNNNNNNNNNNNNNNNNNNNNNNNNNNNNNNNNNNNNNNNNNNNNNNNNNNNNNNNNNNNNNNNNNNNNNNNNNNNNNNNNNNNNNNNNNNNNNNNNNNNNNNNNNNNNNNNNNNNNNNNNNNNNNNNNNNNNNNNNNNNNNNNNNNNNNNNNNNNNNNNNNNNNNNNNNNNNNNNNNNNNNNNNNNNNNNNNNNNNNNNNNNNNNNNNNNNNNNNNNNNNNNNNNNNNNNNNNNNNNNNNNNNNNNNNNNNNNNNNNNNNNNNNNNNNNNNNTTGAAATGTGAGCAGCCACTGTAGTTGAAATGGTTGGCATAACACAAAGAGGATcccaatagcaaaaaaaaaaaaataataataatcaataataataataatatcatgagCAACAGCCATTTGATCCAAAAGGCATAGTGGCAGGAAGCAAAATTGTAAGAGTAACTGTTGATGCAGCTGGCATAGTGAAAAAGCACCAGtgcattttacattttatgtaCACCAACAGCAGTTGTAGCAGAGTgagaagtgaatatgatgaaAACAATATCCTGACAAAGATGACTAgacaacaatgaaaaaatactCTCCTGTACTTATGCAAAGGTTGAATCATACTTTGCTACCTCCAGTATCAACAAGTAATACCTAGTATATGAGAAGCAGTACTGGAAAAGCAGGCACAAAGGTCGCAAAAGCCAGGGGGCAGCACAATTAATAAGTAATGCATTGAGCAGATAAGTATGTGTGCAGCCTCTGAGGGAGGAGTATAGGTACAAGCAGATTGGGCAAAAAACAGTTGTACCAAGCAAACAAGGAATCACCTGCGCATGCAGGCACCAGTACAGTTTAAAACAGTGATGATCTTTAAATTGATGTTTGAAGCAGATCCAAAGGCCAACTATGAAGCAAAGATTCAGTAGACAAAGCATAAACTTTTTGCCCATGTGATACCAAGAGAGCAGCAGTGCTAAGCATGTGGAGGACAGCGGGTGAGGATCCACCTACAGCAAGGGCAAGAAAATACTGCAGATCCAACCTAGCAAACCCTGACAACTTTGCTTGGCATACTTATGAGTGATCAATAACAAAAACTTATTTGTAAAAGCAATACATAAAAGGCCACAGCACAAACCACTAAGCAAGAGGCAAACACTAAATACACAAGACTgagcaaacaaaaaaacattaataattacagTAATTAGGCAAAAAAAACTACCTGCAATTCATCTATCACTTAATTACAACCTACATTATAGAAAAACAGAGTAACAGAACTCATACTGGGCCAGTGGTTAACTTTTTTATTACACGCCTCTCTTAAGAGTTGTTCCTTTCTTTCAcagcccccttgcatctatgagtaaaattccctcccagatttaatagaaataaaaaaaatgagaaagagaaggggtttcgagagataggaagggaggtcaataattacaaacatggtcagcccaacgagcctaactagagtagtcaactctaggaaagtaacgttataaggcgatacttttgcattttttcataaacttctgaatattagttcctcactcttcataagagaataacgaatataataagaacatttttttcatttttccctagggcgCGTGCCTCTCCTGCAAATTGCTGACGCCACCCCTAGGGGGGCATGGCCCAcggttaagaaccactggactagactatgaagaaaaatgaaaggagggaataaaacatgaattaattaatattttccaaaatgcaaaatctgtACAGTACAGATATGAGATATGAAAAGTCATTCTTAGTTACTCTGCTTCAGCCTACAATGAATGTCGTGGACATTTAGACCATAATTGTGGGCTCTATATGATTGATGGGTTTTCATATGATGATATAGAAATTTACTTGCAACCAGGGAGCATTTCAAAGAAACTTACTCTTCCTCTGACCATTTCTTTTCTATTCCATCAGGGACGGGGCATTTCACAAGCGCTTGAAGAGCCTTACCATGGTCATAGTCACTGTTATGGAGCTGAGAAATTGCTTTTATTAAAATTTGCATCACAACAAAAAAGCAGTAACTTATcataacaaataagaaataacttATATTGCAAGAAGGTTTACGTTTCTAGCTAACCAAAATTTCAACATGCTAAAACATTTACGGAAAAAAACACAAAGTGCATTTCAAAAAGAACACTCattttccataaataaataaatttacatgaaAGTATGAAAAATTTTCCGTTCACATGAGAAATTTAATTATAATCCATAAATCACAACCTTCCAcatattatcaatataatattcATTCAGTACCATTTCCAAAGCGTTAATTGTTGTGTCGTCGCTGAGAGTCACCGCATTACAACCATCAGTGGTGGACCCGCCATCACAAAGCCCAGCAAATGCTGCCATAGAACGTGCTGCTCGCAGGTACATGAGAAGATCCGTGTTCTTGATGCACCTGGCACCCCATCTTTGTTCTTCCCAATCAGCACATTCTTCTGGCCGCTCATTCAACCACCACACTTACCCCTGTTGCATTAATGATAATTCCATTCAAGACCTTAGCTATTTACAAAAGCTCTACCAAGAAATGAATTTTCTTCATGAATTAGATATAAATCTTATACTATATTCAATGAGAAGCAAGTAATAATTACTTAGCCCTAAAAGAACAAATTCAAATTATTCTAATCATACTTTTGGGCAAGTTCTATTTGTATGTTGAATAGAGTAAAGAAACACATTCTTCCTTATGTTATTATTGCACTATAAGCTGTGCTAGTTGTTGGGTTTGCAAAGGCAAAAAATTGCTAAAATGTTGAATACATTTAAACAAAGCACAATAACACAACCTTAATAAACTTATGGACAATAAATTTTTACCTGTATTCGGGAAGTTTGGCTTGATGAGAGGGGCCTACACGTATTTCTCCCTGAGTAGAAGCCAGCCTCCTTGTCTCTGGGTATATctgtggaaaaaattaaaattctgaaaaCCGTATATAGCAACAGAAATCACAATGCTACATCTTAAACTTAAATGAGCTGCATAGGATTCTGTGCATTCTTCATTATTTATGGAAAGGTATGTGTCAATTAAACCCTAAGTTGAATGGCCAAAAATGGATTAGTCAATACATCAAAATGACAGTAAGGCACTATTAAAATTCCACCTCAAAACAGTACATAAATGCAGCACATCAACTGATATGGCATCACCACCCATAAAAAAAGCTATGTCACTGCAGTATAAGAAAGTGGAATAATAgactttcttcttgaattatGTCGACCCTACCCTAAAACTTGTTTTAAGGAAGCAGTAAAGGGTAAGCAGTGCCACATTATAATTGGTTTAATTATATAATGGTTCCTGCAGGACTTTTATAAAGGATTCCATCAATAAATGTCCTCCTACCAGCCAACCAACTACTCCCTATGAATTTTCTATTGAAATGCTAATGACACCATTATTGTTTGTGCTAAGCAAAACATCTACCTAAATATTCTCTGATTGAAATGTGTTTATGTTTAAAATATGAATCCCATAAGGTGACTACATTTAGAGATAACAAATACAGTTCCAtcagctggaaaaaaaaacaatctcaaAAACCAAGATGGTTACATCATAGAGGCAAGACCTGACAAAAATATTGGTCGTAATTATGAGTAGTACTCTAATAATCAAATCTTGACACAAATATAGTGGTCCCCTTAAATTTTGTTAACTTAACTAGAAGacattagtgcagaagaggtgaaagaggccttaaaatctgtaaaaaatggaaaaactgctggcgtgtgcgggataactgcagagatgctaaagcaggaggacgaaggatgatagaggcattaagagttgtttttagcatagtttggagaacagaggtggtaccaagtgattggaaaaaggcaattatgataccaatatataaaaataagggaagcaaaagggagtgtggtaactatcggggcataagtttactgtcagtcccagggaagatattcatgagagtaatacttaacagaataagacctatagtagaagagaaacttagagaacagcagtgtggttttagaagtggaaggtcaacagtggatcaaattttcaccttaagacagataattgagaagagatgggagtatgcaaagccaatattctgtgcttttatagacttggagaaagcgtatgattcagtatggagagatggaatgtggagagtggcagaacactatggtataccactgaaagtgataaggatactaaagaactggtaccaaggagtgtgcagctgtgtacagctggatggacagcaaagtgaatggttcccagttggaagtgggctaagacagggatgtgttatgtcacccaccttgtttaaatgtatatattgaccatataatgagaagagtgatggagaatgaaaacagaggggctagtattggtggagaagtttttatggatttggactttgctgatgatgttgcgttggttgctgatacgtggctggtgctggtaggtatggtaatgaggatggagacagagacacagaattttggcttgaacatcagcacaaagaagagcgagatcatggttgtgagtaaggatgatgattgggtgcacatggaggatatgacaatcagaggacaggaactcaagcaagtgagaagtttgtttacttgggaagtgtggtaacagcagacgggaggcaaattgaagatatacaaagaagaaaactaggagcagcaagagcttttgaggttctgagaaaaaacgtttggtcgaggcatgaaatcagcttgagaactaagatgagaatattcaatgcagtagtactaccagtcctgatgtatggctcgtccacctgggcactgaccagaacagaggagaaaaggttggatgcttttgagatgaagctgctgagaagaatacttggcattaaatgggatgattatgttagaaatgaagacatcagggtgagattgaggcaaaggccagtcagtaccaggttgaagaggggaaggctgaaatggtttggacatgttgagaggatggaagatgaatagagaccccaggagagcactgagagcagtacaaataggaagaaagggaccgctgggtagaccagaacgaggtggatagacataattgtcagggatcttgaggatgaaatccaaaacttagaggaagcgagggaaatggctcgggataggacagatggagagaaactgtatcagccttatgccactggccagtggcgggaagataaatctaaaactaaaaaaaaaatctaactagTACCTATTggcaaaaagtttgtttttatttacagatataaaGCACGTTCACTGACATCAAAACTGACATGTTTTATTACCAATACTGCAAACAGttcaactttgagagagagactgagaggtcaGTACATCATTATCATAAACAGATATAGGTGAAGTAAAAAGGAAATATAGGAAATTAGATATACAGTATTACATTAATTGAACAATCTACAAAAGAGCAACATACTGAAGAATTAAAAGCAGTAGAGTAACTCGAGAATACATGAAAACCTGAAATGAGGACAAATATTGTCGAAATGTAAAAATTTCAACATACAAAAATAGTACCAAAACATGTAACTCTCACGGGTCTGGCCAGCAATCAGCATAAAGAGAATGCTGCAGGCATTTATAATTTATGTGCTCTACCATGTATTGACCATGGCACTCAAGGAAACATTCGTAACATTTTCTTACAAAATAGATATAAGCATAAACTTTATGCATAAACTTTATGAGTTATGCCAGTGGAGTAATCTACTAAAGGAATTTCTGTTCATAGCACTGATTCAATGAGCCATTAAGGATTTTGGATGAAGAAATCTAAGATCACAAATATAAAGAATTGTTTGGTGAAAATTTAACACAGCAGTATTAATTCTAAGCTCTTCACTGAGACATCTTGAGACTTTTAAGGTCATGTTGGGTTGCCAGACCATTTATCTGACTTGCACAATTCAGTAACATGAAAACACTAATACTCTGATACAATGCAGAATTTGGCACCAATGCAATGAAAGGTGTGGGAAGGTTAGTCTGAAGAACAGCAAGAAGTAGGTCAGTAGATCTGCCTTTGGAAGGGAGATAGGGTGCTACCAGTCATATGACTCCCACCTATTcaccattaaccctcttacgcaaagccctaaaaatcaaaaccccGTATGCCGGGgtgccggtttggagtgagcgcggaagcggaaaaaataatttttttcaaaaaatcacagcgcgcttagttttggaaattaagagttcatttttggctcatttttttatcattgcttcaagtttagtatgcaaccatcagaaatgaaaaataatatcattatcatatgtaaataatgcgatatatggtagcggaaaaaaaaattcatacataattgtattcaaatcacgctgtgcaaaaaacggtcaaagctaacgggTTACTTTTCTTTCgttatattgtacactaaattgcaatcattttgatatataatacatagtaaaacaataaaagcaacaccggaaaaatattatcacaaaatgatgtacgaattcgtaagcgctgcggacgtaaaaaaatgttttttttcaaaaaaattcaccattaaatctaaatattgttctagagacttccaatttgtttcaaaatgaagacaaatgattgagtattacgatactgtaagagttttagattagaattgcagattttgaccatttcggacaagttaaagttgaccgaatgtcgaaatttttatatatatattttttatatgcacatatttcggagatgggaaaagctacaaccttcaattattttttattgtattcttcatgaatttgcacacattttgatatatgaaactctataaaacggctaatatgaaaagaagcaaatattaggataatgcaatgtacgcatttcggagacttgcggcgcgaaacagcgcgcggagggaagtaaaatatatttttcaaaaattcaccataaatcacaatattgttctagagactttaaattttttcaaaatgaagataaatgattgaatattactaggccgtaagagttttagcttacaattgcatttttcaactattttggtagagtcaaatttgaccgaacgtggttttttttctatttatcgtgatttatatgcaaatatttcaaaaaatgagaaaagctataaccttcaatcatttttagttgtattctacatgaaattgcgcacattttcatatattaaactttatgtaacagctaattttaaatggtgcaaacatttcgacaatcacacaaaaaacattctgattttttcggaagagttaccgcgcggacgtcaggaaaatgttttgttttttttcataaattcaccataaatcaaaatattgtgctaaagacttccaagtcattgcaaaatgaaggtaaatgattgaatattactagaatataagagttttagcttacaattgcgtttttcgaccattcggtagagttgaccgaaagttgaaatttttgcacttaacattatttatatgaaaaatattaacaaaactgataaaagctacaaaccatgggttgtttttagttgtattgtgcatgaaaattgcgcacatttccatatatacaaaactttatgtaacggcaaatttaaaatggtgcaaacattaggacaatcgcacgaaaaaatttatcggaagagttaccgcgcgaacgtaaggaaaaagttttttcataaattcaccataaatcgaaatattgtgctagagacgtctaatttgttgcaaaatgaaggcaaatgattgagtattacaataatataagagttttagcttacaattgcgtttctcgaccatttcaggtagagtcaaagttgacgaaaggttgaaatttttgcacttatcgttatttatatgaaaattatttcaaaactgataaacgctacaatcatgagtatttttttgttgttgtattttaaacatgaaattgcgcacattttcatatataatacttcatgtaaaggataatttaaaatggtgcaaaaattatgtcaaagtgacgaaataatttttgagatgtgtcactgatactttttagtgtgataagaaagaagttcgcgcttgcgcgcctgcgtagcgattgtaaacaaaacaacgccttgatccgcgaactcccagcatcccccaaggcgcgtgatttaaaagttttcggctggtaggcctataagtattttttccgcgaattttaaaaaaaacttttttgagtcgacgtatgatacgtccattcggcatacgggagacattttgactcgacgtttaatatgtccattcGGTGTAAAGAGGgttaaataataaaacttaaattaGTCAGAAAAGTATTTATGAAATGGTTTGTACTTCCACAAAAACAAATCTTTCCTCTGTAATCAAACTCCCTTGAATTCTAACAAAAAACTACTGTCACTATTCATCAACATCAGTACCATCCTAAACCCTTTTAcatttgataaaagaaaacttacccaagaatataaaaaaaggaattatctTCAGGGAGAAAGTCCCTCACAGCATGAATGTCTGAATAATGATCAACCCTGCATAAACCTCGGAGAACCGAAACTGGGTAGGTGTCAGTTGCATCGGAAATGAAAAGCTCTCTGCTCTTGATTACAGGGTCATCTGTTACCAAGGATCTGTTATCTAGGAGAAAATAAACCATGTTCGTAGTTTACTAATACTTATAGCATTAAAAATTATGCTAAAATTTAATATGTGGATAAAACAGAGTTCAAAATATGAGAGAATCATTTGAAAACTACTTTATTGTACTATACATGACAAATAGTTACATACTCTGAGGCCTTTTCTTTGTGATCCCATACTGACAGACATACATAATGCCAACAAGATGTGAAATAATACTATTTTGGAATTTGTCAATACcttcatatatacgtacatactctAAGAACTTATGACATGAGTAAAACTTGTGGAAAGTGTAATTCTTACCTACTAAGCACTGCTGaatgttaaataaaattacttttaattacaCAGCCCAAGACTATTCTCAAACTGTGTAGCAtaccataaacagtgttgcataaaaaactgaaattattGTATTCTATTCATTAATATTTGATAGTTAAACTGAGagttaaaattcttcactttcatAAGAGTGGCTACATCTGATAAGCATTATCATGTGAGTGTACATTAACTTGAACTGTtcacatatattcatacaatgCAATCCAGTAACAGTTATTTCTCCATATAAATGATCAAGGATTATGCAATACTTACTGTTTTCAGTGTTGCGATCCTGAACAAGACGCTGGTACACAGTTTCAGGCACTTCAGACGGTCTATAAAACCATTTTATGTTGACCATTAATGTGTCCCTCTTACTCTGTGCAAAATAATTACCAAATGGTTATTCAcatatgactgataaaaaaaaaaagcgttactTCAACCTTACAtgttttaacattaaaaaaaatgtcagttaaacCAAATGTCATTTATACAGTAATATTCACATAGGTAAACCTGTAAAACTGCACTTTTAAACAGCATATACTGTACATGATTACAAAAACTGTCAAGATATTTAACAATTTTTCTCATGTCAATACAAACTAATGTTAAATGTAATACCAGTCTCAGGTCATTTACCCTACGAAATTCTTGAATTGAGCAGATGAAAAATGGTTGGTCAGCCCGCTGACTTTCAATGTATACAGAATCTGTGGAAAAAGAAATACAGATAAAAGTGGAAAATGATACATTTTtaagcaatttgtatttttcatagctaacaaacctgaggtcttaacaatatgataagcttctagcaccagctggaaactgcttaaaaataaccaaagattgtaaagcaaaatTCTTAATCGTCAAAATGTTCCCTGTACAGGATAGAATATGCTCTTTGCAACATCTTTTCTATCCCCAACTGCATTACTTCTCACTTTTACTCTTCGTCCAGTTCCTTTGGTCTATAACTATCAAGAAGTCTAACTTAACGTCATCTTAAAATAATTCTCAACTACCATTAAaagacatatgagagagagagagatagagagagaggagaaaggagagagagagagagagaggaagagagatgagaagagagagaggagagagaattactCATGGacttttacaaagataataacaacaacaacaacagtagtagtagtagtagtagtagtagtagtagtagtagtagtagtagtagcagtagtagtagtagtagtagtagtagtagtagtagtagtagtggacaaaggctgaactctgctgcatagaccagaaaactaggaaacccatgacaatacacaaagcactactacacccaagagcaaaaacaaagagactatacataacatgaaaggcaGGAAGGAGAcaactactaagcatagaggactgcgtcaacatcaagagcagagcactggggcagtatttgaaaaccagtgaagactagtggctaaggagtgcaagGGAATAAGGACTGACAAAAGTAGACAAaagcccagaaatatacagagacaggagaatgaccaacagaacggaggaaaagcacaACCACCCAATtgacagacaatacatgagagactaAAGTATTGTCCAGCGATGAAATGTGTCAATAGCTTCAGAGAGGAGAACTAAAGTAGGAAACataaggaatgctaacagcagcacaagatcacaTCTTAAGAAAcagttatgttcaaagaacaatagatggaaataatatcttgTCCTTATGCAGAAAGTACAATATGAAAAACAGACCATGAATACAGTATACTAAGCCATCACTGAAGTTATGGTAACAAACAAATCTGAAGGAGTGAAAAGCATCTGAAATCTTTGAGTTGAGGTATACAACAGGGGTAATAAACCAAAATCCTTGATGTCCCCATGACAAAACTGCATCTTTACACAATGGGAAATAAAAGAGATGAAAAGCCCGTACTTATATACCTCAGCCACATAAGGAAAAGGGAGAAATTTTGAGcaatgaaatattcaataattGAAGTCAATGATCTACTTTCCTTAGGGAAAAACAAAACGTTTTCTTTGAAGAGAAGCAGATTACAGGATACTGACAACAAACAGGATTGCCATACCTTTTACAAATACCTGGCATGGTAACCTACAAGATGATTCAAATTCATGATCTACAGTGAAAAACAAAACtatcatgaaaaataagtaaaagggTAATGGATGTTTTACCATGAAACAAAACCAGGCaagaataaatacagtaaatgtatTGTAAATCTGCTCCTATATTACAAGTATATTCTGTTTTCTCATTCCTATATACtattatgaagataaatttcttACCTAAAATTCACATCATGTATGTCAGTGGTTATCGCACCGAGGACGGTGCAGCCTACcaataaacaaaactaaacaCTTGGATGAATTTACATACATCGAATCATGggaaatacatactatatatagtattagtgcttcataaaaaaatcacaagCTAGCTTACCTCCTGGTCTATATAGTGTAGTATCATCTGTACAAAGATAGGACGTATATTCTCCATTGGGAGCTCGGAAAGCCTGACCTCTTACTGGCTGTTTCTTGCCGACTACAGCTGTCATAACCTAAATACAAACAATTCCAATGATGATGAAACTGTCAATATCATCTTAGACTAGATATTTCCATATAACTGGTACAATAACATTACTCATGCTGTTGTCTCCATGAATGATACTAGAATTTATTACAACAAATTTTTGTCTTAAGCAAAAATTATGGCTTGGACTTGAAgaacttttattataaaataatgtaatgaAATATAATCTTTTGCACTGCAATCAGGATTCAAGACAGTTAAACATATTGATAAACAATGAAGACTATAAAAaatcttagtaataataataaaaaaaaataaataaataaaaaaataaaaaaaagacaaaggcaAAATGAATGCCTTACAAGAACCATTGAACCATACTGAATCAGaatgaaatattaattaaaaaatatctgAACTGTTTCAATAAGCATTGTCTTTTCCATCTTACCTCCTCAATGACTGTTCCATCTGGACCTTTGGTCCCCTGGTACCATAACCCCACTAGGGGGAATTGATGGGGTGGAAGCATTCGAGTTTGAGTTTTGATGATGACGCAGATGAGGGGGGTGGGTTGTCTGTGCTTCCACACCCCCCTCCATTTTCTCCCTGTTCAACCACCTTGGTTCGTTCAGTGGTTGTCATCCTAACATTATAAGTTATTCATCTGAAACGAAGTAGTATCTTTTTGGTTAAAAACAAAGAAGTATCTTTTTGGTTAAAaaagaaattcacacacacaacacacagatatatgtattCCAAGACAGCTGAATCATTATCAGGGTTCTCTAAGCAAAAGGGCAATCTTTGCTACAAGGCAAACTTGAGTACAGTAAAATACCTGACTATACTGACCTCAAAAGGTATGG
It contains:
- the LOC135197662 gene encoding arginine-glutamic acid dipeptide repeats protein-like, which produces MLPPHQFPLVGLWYQGTKGPDGTVIEEVMTAVVGKKQPVRGQAFRAPNGEYTSYLCTDDTTLYRPGDSVYIESQRADQPFFICSIQEFRRVNDLRLSKRDTLMVNIKWFYRPSEVPETVYQRLVQDRNTENNNRSLVTDDPVIKSRELFISDATDTYPVSVLRGLCRVDHYSDIHAVRDFLPEDNSFFYILGY